AATTTGAATTGGCAAAAGTAGAAAATTTTCCATTTGAAACTCTTTTTACTGCAACAGTTAAATCATCATTAATACCTGAGGAACAGATTGAATAACTTCTTCTAACATCTTCATCATTAATTATTGTTCTTAATGTAAGATATTGTCCAGGAATGAATTGATAAGATTCTTTTAAATTTTCAGGAACTATGAATTGAATTGAAACACAATCTTCTGTTTCTTTAATTATTTTTTTAACTTTAAGATTATGGAATTTTGGATTCATTTTTAAAATTTAATATATTATTAGTAGCCAGATTTTAATCGAAATATAGTTTACTATTTTAAAAAAATATAATATTTTTACAAAAATAACTTAACTATACAAGTCATACAATATCAAATAACATATTTAAAGTTAAATTTTGTTAACATTTTCTATAATAAGTAGTGTATGAATATTAAAAAATATAAATAAGAGTAATTTTTCAAATTAATTATTCATTTAATTCAAACAATTGATTAAAACTTAAACCTTATTTTTGCGGGTGATTAAAACTCAAATAAATACAAACAAATACGAAGCTGTAATTGGGCTCGAAGTACATGCACAACTTTTAACAAAGACTAAATCTTTTTCTTTTGCTGGTAGTGAATTTGGTGCAACCCCAAATACTAACACAGATCCTGTTGTACTAGCTCATCCAGGTGTATTACCATTGATTAATAAAAGTTTGATCGAATGGACTGTCAAAATGGGATTAGCTACTAATTGTAAGATCAGAAGTAAAAGTACATTTGCAAGAAAAAATTATTTTTATCCAGATTTACCTAAAGGTTATCAAATATCTCAATATGAGGATCCAATTTGTTATGATGGACATATTGAAATTGAATTGATTTCCGGCGATGTAAAAAAAATTGGGATTACACGAATTCATATTGAAGAAGATACCGGTAAATCTATTCATGATTTAGATATTAATAATAGCTTGATAGATTTAAACAGAGCGGGAAATTCTTTAATTGAAATTGTTTCAGAACCAGATATCAGAAATGCTCAAGAAGCTTACAGTTATCTCGAACAAATTAAAAGTATTGTTACTTATTTAAGTATTTGCTCAGGTAATATGGAAGATGGAGCTTTAAGATGCGATGCTAACATTTCAGTTAGGCTGATTGGTGCTGAAAAGTTCGGAACTAAAGTTGAAGTTAAAAATATGAACTCATTTAGAAATGTTGAAAAAGCAATTGAGTTTGAAATTTCTAGACAAATAACTGCATTAGAAAATAATGAAATTATTTATCAAGAAACTAGGCAATGGGATGCTGGCTCTAAGTCAACAAAGATTATGAGAACGAAAGAATCTGCGAATGATTATAGATATTTTCCTGATCCAGATTTACCTCCTATAATAGTAACTGATGAACTTATTGAATCAATGAGTAAAGAACTTCCAGAGTTTGCTATTCAAAGAAAATTTAGGTTTATAAATCATTATAACATTCCATATTACGATGCAACCCTTTTAACAGAGACTGTAACATTAGCTGATTATTTTGAATCAACATGCAATAAATTAAAAGTTAAAAATGCTCAATCTTTTAAAGTTACAAGTAATGTTATTATGACTGAGGTTTTAAGAATACTTACTGAAAAGCAAATTGATGTTACTTTATTTAAAATAGATTCTATGCGGTTAGCAGAACTAATTGATATGTTTTGTTTGGAAGTTATTTCATCCAAAAATTTAAAAGACATTTTTAATGAAATGCTTATTACTTCTAAAACTGCAGGTGATATAAGTAAAGAAAAAGGATATCTCCAAATAAGTGATTTTAATTTTATTGAAGATGCTGTCCTGCAAGTTCTATCAGAAAACCCCAAAAGTATTACTGATTATAAAAACGGTAAAACTAATTTATTTGGTTTTTTAGTTGGTCAAACTATTAAGAAAACAAGTGGTAAAGCAAATCCTAAATTGATAAATGAAATACTTACAAGATTACTAGAATAGAGTTTTTTTTATAGAGTTAACATTTTAAAAATTATTTAATATTAAGATTTATGAATTGGTATGATATAGAAGACATTGGAATTTCATTATATGAAAAATATAAAAGTATAGATCCTTTATCAATTAGATATACAGATTTATTAAAGTGGATAATTGAACTTGAGGATTTTAATGGTGATCCATCAGAATCAAATGAGAGTAAACTTGAAGCTGTTCAGATGGCTTGGTATGAGGAATGGAAAGATAATCAATAAATTAAATAAAGTAAATGAAAGATATAGGCATGTTTCCTTTGAACCTAGTTCTCTTCCCTGGTTCACAGTTTCCTTTGCATATTTTTGAAGAAAAATATATTAATTTGATAAATGAATGTTGGTTGAAAAATTTAGAATTTGGTGTAAATTATTCTGATGAAAATGGTATACAAGATATTGGATGCTTAGCTAAAGTAACAAAAGTTTGGAATACAACTAGTGAAGGATCATTCGATATTATAGTAGTTGGAACAGAAAAATATTTGTTAGATAGTGAATTTAAAAATGTTAATGATGAGATTTTTTATAGAGCAGATATAAAATTAGTTAAAGATTATTCATTTGAAGTTGATCAGTATTTATTAAGTACCACTAAAAATTTGTTTTCAACATTGCTCGACTCAATAAAATTTGAAAATCTTGAAGACAAATTGTTTGCTAAAGAATGGATTGCAAATGCAAATTCTTACTTGTTCGCCACAAAATCTGGATTAAGTTCAAATCAAAAATTGGAGTTATTGAAAATGGGTTCTGAAAATGAGAGGTTAGAATATTTAATTGATCATTTGAAAATGATTATCCCAGGTATTAAAAAAAATGAGTCTATTAAAATGATACATTTAAATGATGGTTATTTAGTAATGGATAATAAATAATTTATCCAAATTTAATTAATTGCAAACACAACAAAATACTTCAGCAAAAAAAAACGTAAGTATATTTAGATGGATTTTCCGTTTTATTCTAATTGCTTTTTTTTCATCAATAATATTTACTTTAATATTTAGATTTGTTAACCCACCATTTACTCCATTAATGGTTATTAGATCATTAGAAGGTATGAGTAATGGTGAAAAAATTGGTATAAATCAAGAATGGGTAAATTTAGAAGATATATCACCCAACCTTATCAAAGCTGTTATTTCAGCTGAGGATGCAAAATTTTTTTCACATCATGGAGTTGATTGGGAAGCTGTAAAAAAAGCTAAAAAAAGGAACGAAAAGTTAAAAGGGAAAAAAGTATATGGTGCTAGTACTATATCAATGCAGTGTGCTAGAAATGTATTTTTATGGCAAGGAAGGAACTATATCAGAAAAGCTTTAGAAGTATATTTTACTTTTTTGATTGAATTTTTTTGGGGAAAAAAAAGAATATTAGAAATCTATTTAAATGTAATTGAATGGGGAAATGGGGTTTATGGAATTGAATCAGCATCTCAAAAATATTACAAAATTAATTCAAAGTTTTTATCACCTTCACAGTCTTCATTATTAGCAGTTGTATTGCCGAATCCAAGAAAATGGTCACCAAGTAAACCTAATAATTATGTTAAAAAAAGAGCTGGAAAAGTTAGAGGAGGTTTCCAAAGCGTTGGATTAAAATCATTACAAAAAATTAAAATGAATAATTTAAAGTAATTATATTAGATTAATTAAACCACATTTATCTAACAATATAATTTATAACAAAATAATTTAAAAACAGTATGAGTAAAAAAGAAAAATTGATTATTTCAATAGGTGTAATATTTACTTCCATATCTGGATATTTACATTATTCAAATTCCAATGTAGTATTATTGTTTGTAATTGTAACAGTTACTTTAGCACTATTGGCAATGATAGTAGGTGATGCAACTGAGCAACTTGGTTATAGATTTGGACCCAATGTAACAGGAATTTTACAATCATCATTAGGGAATTTGCCAGAGTTATTTGTTTGTATATTCGCCTTAAAAGCTGGGTTAGATAAAGTTGTTCAAGCAGCACTTATAGGTTCAATTTTAGGAAATTCATTATTGGTTTTTGGTTTAGCATTATTTCTAGGAGGTCTAAAAAATGGCACACAATATTTTAGAAGTGAACCTCCTAAAATGATTG
Above is a window of Chlorobiota bacterium DNA encoding:
- the gatB gene encoding Asp-tRNA(Asn)/Glu-tRNA(Gln) amidotransferase subunit GatB, whose amino-acid sequence is MNTNKYEAVIGLEVHAQLLTKTKSFSFAGSEFGATPNTNTDPVVLAHPGVLPLINKSLIEWTVKMGLATNCKIRSKSTFARKNYFYPDLPKGYQISQYEDPICYDGHIEIELISGDVKKIGITRIHIEEDTGKSIHDLDINNSLIDLNRAGNSLIEIVSEPDIRNAQEAYSYLEQIKSIVTYLSICSGNMEDGALRCDANISVRLIGAEKFGTKVEVKNMNSFRNVEKAIEFEISRQITALENNEIIYQETRQWDAGSKSTKIMRTKESANDYRYFPDPDLPPIIVTDELIESMSKELPEFAIQRKFRFINHYNIPYYDATLLTETVTLADYFESTCNKLKVKNAQSFKVTSNVIMTEVLRILTEKQIDVTLFKIDSMRLAELIDMFCLEVISSKNLKDIFNEMLITSKTAGDISKEKGYLQISDFNFIEDAVLQVLSENPKSITDYKNGKTNLFGFLVGQTIKKTSGKANPKLINEILTRLLE
- the iscX gene encoding Fe-S cluster assembly protein IscX, with amino-acid sequence MNWYDIEDIGISLYEKYKSIDPLSIRYTDLLKWIIELEDFNGDPSESNESKLEAVQMAWYEEWKDNQ
- a CDS encoding LON peptidase substrate-binding domain-containing protein codes for the protein MKDIGMFPLNLVLFPGSQFPLHIFEEKYINLINECWLKNLEFGVNYSDENGIQDIGCLAKVTKVWNTTSEGSFDIIVVGTEKYLLDSEFKNVNDEIFYRADIKLVKDYSFEVDQYLLSTTKNLFSTLLDSIKFENLEDKLFAKEWIANANSYLFATKSGLSSNQKLELLKMGSENERLEYLIDHLKMIIPGIKKNESIKMIHLNDGYLVMDNK
- the mtgA gene encoding monofunctional biosynthetic peptidoglycan transglycosylase, with product MFRWIFRFILIAFFSSIIFTLIFRFVNPPFTPLMVIRSLEGMSNGEKIGINQEWVNLEDISPNLIKAVISAEDAKFFSHHGVDWEAVKKAKKRNEKLKGKKVYGASTISMQCARNVFLWQGRNYIRKALEVYFTFLIEFFWGKKRILEIYLNVIEWGNGVYGIESASQKYYKINSKFLSPSQSSLLAVVLPNPRKWSPSKPNNYVKKRAGKVRGGFQSVGLKSLQKIKMNNLK